In Desulfobacterales bacterium, the following are encoded in one genomic region:
- the nuoF gene encoding NADH-quinone oxidoreductase subunit NuoF yields the protein MNKVRTQLMLCGGTGCHAYKSNVFHAELQKEIDRRELTDEIKIIETGCNGFCAVGPVMLVQPEGIFYQKLKVKDIPHLVEEHFLKGRPVKKLFYVEPASKETIPNMVEIPFFEHQMFWAMRNKGAIDPEVIEEYIARDGYFGAAKALQEMEPEDIIAEVKKSGLRGRGGAGFPTGLKWEFASKSAGDIKYVLCNADEGDPGAFMDRSILESDPHAILEGMLIAARAINAQHGYIYARTEYPLAIRRLDIAIEQAREYGLLGSDILGSGFDFDIDIYQGAGAFVCGEETALMRSIEGKRGMPRPRPPFPALKGLWEKPTILNNVESLANIPQIILNGGDWYASVGTESSKGTKVFALSGDVNNIGLVEVPMGTTLKTMIYDIGGGVPNKKKFKAVQLGGPSGGCVPEQYLDIPIDYEEIAKVGAIMGSGGAIVMDENTCMVDMARFFMDFVQDESCGKCTPCREGTRRLLQLLEKICEGHGVPEDIAIMEELSDTIKEAALCGLGQTGPNPVLSTLRYFKDEYEAHVLEKRCPAKRCVALLKFEVQPELCTKCGMCFRACPVEAIDWKKKEVAVIDKEKCIKCMTCYDKCKFDAID from the coding sequence ATGAATAAAGTGAGAACACAGTTGATGTTGTGCGGCGGAACAGGCTGCCACGCTTATAAAAGCAACGTCTTTCACGCAGAACTCCAAAAAGAAATAGACCGCCGGGAGCTAACAGACGAAATTAAGATCATTGAGACCGGCTGCAATGGTTTTTGTGCGGTCGGACCGGTTATGCTGGTTCAGCCTGAAGGTATTTTTTATCAGAAGTTGAAGGTTAAAGACATTCCGCACCTCGTTGAAGAGCACTTTCTCAAGGGCCGACCGGTCAAAAAACTATTTTATGTGGAGCCCGCTTCCAAAGAAACCATTCCCAATATGGTTGAGATTCCCTTCTTTGAGCATCAGATGTTTTGGGCGATGCGCAACAAAGGGGCCATTGATCCGGAGGTGATTGAGGAATACATCGCCCGCGATGGCTACTTTGGCGCTGCCAAGGCGCTGCAGGAGATGGAACCCGAAGACATCATTGCTGAGGTGAAAAAATCGGGCTTGAGAGGGCGGGGGGGTGCCGGGTTCCCTACCGGATTGAAGTGGGAATTTGCCAGCAAAAGTGCTGGTGATATCAAATACGTATTGTGTAATGCAGACGAAGGCGATCCGGGCGCTTTTATGGATCGCAGCATTCTAGAATCTGATCCGCATGCTATTTTGGAAGGCATGTTGATTGCCGCCCGGGCCATCAATGCCCAGCACGGGTATATTTACGCGCGCACGGAATATCCGCTAGCCATCCGCAGGCTGGACATTGCCATTGAGCAGGCCAGGGAGTATGGGTTGCTGGGCAGCGATATCCTTGGCTCTGGTTTTGACTTCGATATCGATATTTACCAGGGTGCCGGTGCTTTTGTTTGCGGTGAAGAAACTGCGCTGATGCGCTCAATTGAGGGCAAGCGCGGGATGCCGCGCCCGCGTCCGCCTTTTCCAGCCCTCAAGGGCTTATGGGAAAAACCTACCATCTTAAATAATGTCGAATCACTGGCCAACATTCCTCAGATCATTCTCAACGGTGGGGACTGGTATGCCAGTGTCGGTACGGAAAGCAGCAAAGGGACCAAAGTCTTTGCGCTTTCGGGTGATGTCAACAACATCGGTCTGGTGGAAGTGCCGATGGGCACCACGCTGAAAACAATGATTTATGATATTGGCGGTGGCGTTCCCAACAAGAAAAAGTTTAAGGCCGTGCAGCTCGGTGGGCCTTCTGGCGGATGCGTGCCTGAGCAATATCTGGATATCCCCATCGACTATGAGGAAATTGCCAAGGTTGGTGCCATCATGGGGTCGGGTGGCGCGATTGTGATGGACGAAAACACCTGTATGGTGGACATGGCACGCTTTTTTATGGATTTTGTGCAGGATGAATCCTGCGGGAAATGCACCCCCTGTCGTGAAGGCACACGGCGGCTGCTGCAGCTTCTTGAAAAAATTTGTGAAGGTCACGGGGTGCCGGAAGATATTGCCATTATGGAGGAACTCTCTGACACCATCAAGGAAGCGGCACTGTGTGGTTTGGGCCAGACGGGGCCTAATCCGGTTCTGTCAACGTTGCGGTATTTTAAAGACGAGTACGAAGCCCATGTTTTAGAAAAACGCTGTCCGGCCAAGCGCTGTGTGGCCCTGTTAAAGTTTGAAGTGCAACCGGAGCTGTGTACCAAATGCGGCATGTGTTTTCGAGCCTGCCCGGTTGAGGCCATTGACTGGAAAAAGAAGGAGGTGGCCGTTATTGACAAAGAAAAATGCATCAAATGCATGACGTGCTATGATAAATGCAAGTTTGATGCAATCGATTAA